The Urbifossiella limnaea nucleotide sequence CCGCCCGCCCGTGGACCCCGCCGCAGCGGAAGTGGCTGGAGCGGATCGGCAAGCAGCTCGAAACCGAAACGGTCGTGGACCGCCAGGCGTTCGACCACGGCCAGTTCCAGGCTGAGGGCGGGTTCAACCGGCTCAACAAGGTGTTCAACGGCGAACTGGAGTCGATCCTCGGGGAGATCGTCGAAGCCATCTGGCCAGTGGCGGCGTAGCTCAAGTAATGGACTCTTATGCTGAATCGACAGAAGATGATCGTCGAGATGCTCCGTCAAGCCGGTCGCCCCGTGACGAAGCTGGAACTCGTGAAATGGGCGTTCGTACTGTCTCGGGAAACTCCCGCCCGCGGGGGGGCCTCGTTTTACGAATTTCTGCCCTATCACTTTGGCCCTTACTCGTTTTCGCTCCAGCGGGAGCTCGACACACTCGTTGCTGAAGGCGTAATCGCTGCGACCGAAAAGACCTGGGCGTGCGAAGATCAACGACACCGCACCGACTTGCCACAAGCCATCAAAAACGACATCCGCTACATCGTTGGTCGGTTTCAGAACTGGTCGTCCGGCGAAGTCATCGACTACGTCTACCGCACGTACCCTGCCTACACCGTGAACAGCAAGCGTGAAAGACTCGCCGAGCGAAAAGTCGCCGTACCCGCGGTATACACCGCCGGCTATGAAGGATTGCAGATCGACGGGTTCTTGGATCTCCTCGTTCAGTCGGGTATTCGCCGCCTCATCGACGTACGCAACAATCCGGTGGCGCGGCGCTTTGGGTTCCATAAGTCGACGCTGGACCGACTCTGTGGCCATCTGGGCATCGAGTACGTCCACATCCCCGAGCTAGGAATCGTCTCCGAGGAGCGGAGAAATCTTAACACGATGTCCGAGTTTGATCAGCTATTCGATGTCTACGAGCGAACGATTTTGACGACTCAACGCCTGGCAGTGGAGCGTGTCGGCGAACTGATGACCGGAACTGCAAGCGTGTTGGTTTGCATGGAAGCAGAAGCATGCCGTTGTCACCGAAGCCGTCTAGGAGCCGAGGTGTCACGCCGCACGAAACTGCCCATCAAGCACCTGCGGGGCACACGATGAACATCAAGGTGCCTCCTGGCCCGGTAAGAACGCGCGTGCTCGTCACCGTGATGACCTACCCGCACCCTTCCCTGAAGTACCAGGAACTGGTCTGCACGGCCGGGATCACGGAAGCAGGGGAATGGGTTCGTTTGTACCCGATCGATTATCGCTACCGTTCAGTGAATCAGCGCTTTCGCAAGTACCAGTGGATCGACGTCGACCTCTGGCCTAACGGTGAAGGGAACGACAACCGGAAAGAAAGCCGACGCCCGGAACTCGATTCCATTGCCGTCGTGAGCGAACCGTTACCGACCGCCAACGGTTGGGCGGCCCGTCGCGCCATCATTGACGCTATGCCCCATCACACGCACAAACAACTCGCGGCGCGTTTCGACTCCGACAAGACTTCGCTCGGTATTCTTCGACCGACGAAAATCCACGATCTCGAAATCCGTCCAGCCGACCGCGATTGGAAGCCGGAATGGCAGCAGCTATTCTCACAGCTAACGCTGTTCGGCCCCCCTCAGAAGCCGCTTCGCAAATTGCCGTACACGTTCCACTACAAGTTCGAGTGTGACGACGATACTAAGCCGCATTACGCGATGTGCGAAGACTGGGAACTCGGAGTGCTCTTCCTCAATGAAGTGGCCCGGCTCGGGTCCGAGGAAGCCGCCGCCGAGAGTGTGAAGAAAAAGTTCCTTGGCGAACTTTGCTCCCCAGCGAAGGACACCCGATTCTTCATGGGCACTTTCTTCCCCTACAACACTTGGCTTGTGCTGGGTGTTTTTTGGCCACCGAGAGAAGCCAAACCGTCCGCCAAGAAGGATGTGTCTCTGTTTGACGAGATCGACGAAGCGACATGACCACTCAAGACATCGTCGCCAAGCTGTGGAACCTGTGCAACATCCTCCGGGATGACGGGGTCCACTACTCCCACTACGTCACCGAATTAACGTACTTGCTCTTCCTGAAGATGCTCAAGGAGACGGGGCAGGAGTCGCTCCTGCCGGCCGGCTACCGCTGGGACGACCTCAAGGGCAAGGACGGCATCGAGCAGTTCAACTTCTACCGCTCGCTCCTGGTCCACCTCGGCAACGAGGGCCGCGGGCGGGTGCAGGAGGTGTTCGCCAACTCGTCCACGCACCTGCGGCAGCCGAAGGATCTCGCCAAGCTCGTCACCGACCTCGACGGCCTCGACTGGTACGACGCGAAGTCCGACCCGGACGGGCTCGGCAAGCTGTACGAGGGACTGCTGGAGAAGAACGCCGCCGAGAAGAAGAGCGGAGCCGGGCAGTATTTCACGCCCCGGCCGCTCATCCAGTGTATCGTTGAGTTGGTGAAGCCGAAGGCGGGCGAGGTGGTCCAAGACCCGGCCGCGGGCACCGGCGGGTTCCTCATCGCCGCCCACGAGTACGTCAAGAAGCACACCGGCGACCTCTTCGACCTGAGCGAGAAGCAGGCGAACTTCCAGCGCAAGCAAGCCTACGTCGGCCTCGAACTGGTGCAGGAGACGCACCGCCTGCTGCTGATGAACGCGATGCTGCACGGCATCGAGAGCCCGATCACGCTCGGCGACGCCCTCGGCGACGCCGGGGCCAAGCTCCCCCGGGCCGATGTCATCCTGACCAACCCGCCGTTTGGCACCAAGAAGGGCGGCGGGCTGCCCACGCGGCCCGACCTCACCTACGCCACCAGCAACAAGCAGCTCGCCTTCCTCCAGCACATCTACCGCAACCTGAAGCCCGGCGGGCGGGCCGCGGTGGTGCTGCCGGATAACGTGCTGTTCGAGGACGGCACCGGCGTCGAGGTCCGCCGCGATCTCATGAACAAGTGCGACCTGCACACCGTCCTGCGGCTGCCGACCGGCATCTTCTACGCCCAGGGGGTGAAAACGAACGTCCTGTTCTTCCGCAAGGGCGAGACGAAGGACACGGGCAACACGAAGGCCGTGTGGGTGTTCGACCTGCGGACCAACATGCCGCAGTTCGGCAAGCGGACGCCGCTGACGCCGGCCACATTCAAGGACTTCGAGCACGCATTCGGCACCGACCCGCACGGCCAGAGCAGGCGGAAGGACCAGGGCGAGGAGGGGCGGTTCCGCAAGTTCACCCGCGAGCAGATCGCTGCCCGCTCCGACAACCTCGACATCACCTGGCTGCGGGACGAGAACGCCACCAATGCCGCCGACCTGCCCCCGCCGGACGAGATCGCCGCCCGCATCACCGCAAGGCTGAAGACGGCGTTGCAGGAGATGGACAAGCTCACCGCCGCGGTCGGGGGTGAGGCATGACCGACGCGGAAGACTTGCCCGACGGCTGGGCGGTGGCGACGCTCGGCGAGATCGGCTTCGGGAAGTCACAGCCAATCGACCCCGCGAAGGAACCAGAGGTTCTGTTTGAACTCTGGAGCGTGCCTTCGTTCGCCTCTGGAGAGCCAGAAGCCCGGTACGGCCGTGAAATCGAGTCAGGCAAACAACGGGTCCAGCCTGGAGACGTGTTGCTTTGCAAAATCAACCCGCGAATCAACCGTGTCTGGATTGTCGGCCCCTACCGAGGGAACCCTCAGATCGCATCAACCGAATGGATGGTGATTCGCACCCAGCATCTCGATAGCAGGTTCCTCGTTCACCAACTCCGCGAATGCTCATTCCGTGAGCGGTTGCTTGAGAACGTATCGGGGGTCGGTGGTTCACTCATGCGGGCACGTCCAGAGGGCGTCCGAGAACTGGAGGCCATGATTCCTCCGCTCGCGGAGCAACGGCGGATCGTGGCGAAGGTCGAGGAGTTGACGGCCCGGAGTCGGGCGGCACGGGTGGCACTGGTCGAGGTGCCGACGCTGTTGGAGCAGTTCCGACAGAGTGTGCTGGCGTCCGCGTTCCGCGGCGACCTCACCACCGACTGGCGGGCCAAGCACCCACACACCGAACCCGCCTCCGAATTCCTGGCCCGCATCCGCACCGAACGCCGCAAACAATGGGAAGCCAAATACCCGAAGAAGAAGTACGTCGAACCCGACCCGGTTGATGACGCCGACCTGCCGGAGCTACCGGAGGGCTGGTGCTGGGCGACAATCGAAGAACTTAACGATCCTTGCCGCCCGATCTCGTACGGCATCTTGAAACCCGGAGACTACGAATCAAACGGAATCGCCATGTTGCGAATCACCGATATGGTCTCAGGAGAAATTAATGACGAGCGTGTCCATCGAGTTTCTCAGGAACTCTCAGATCAGTACTCTCGAACATTGCTGTGTGGCGGCGAGTTACTGGTATCCCTCGTAGGGACTATTGGAGTGGTTGCCAGTGTTCCGAACTCCTGCCGCGGCTTCAATATTCACCGGAATTTGGGCCTGATCGCGGTATTGAGTCATGCTTCATGTGACTGGATCAAATACTATTTGCGATCCCCGAATGGCAGAAAGCAAATCAGCGAATGTACTACCGGAGGTAACCAACCACTTTTCAATCTGGGTGATCTAAGGCTAGTTGCAGTTCCAGTTGCACCACAAGTTGAGCAAGCCCTGATAATCGAACGCATTTCTCACGAATTGAATGTTACCAAAGCTACCGATCTCATATTACGGGAAATCAGTACGGGACTCGGCCAACTCGATCAATCCATCCTGGCCAAGGCGTTCCGCGGGGAGTTGGTGCCGCAAGACCCGGACGACGAGCCGGCCACTTTGCTGCTGGAACGCCTCCGCACCAGCCAGGCCGAGGCGAGCATGAACGGCACGGGCAAACGCACCCGCCGCAAACAATCGACCCAAGAGTGATCAAACCTGCCCTGTGTGATGGAGAGCACCCGTGAGCACCATTCCCCTCTCCCCCTCGTCTGGTCCACTCGCGTTCGAGCCGGGGGCCACCGACTTCAACGAAATCTGCACGTTCACGGCACTCCGAGAGAGCAACGGGAGGCGGGTGCTCCGTGCCTTCACCGTGACCGGCGACGCCACCCCCGTTCGCCCGAACGTCGATGCCCTGGGCCTGGGCCTCTGCCTGGAGATCGCACTCGGTGCGAGCGGCAGCCATAAGGTCACGTATTACCGCGTGGGCGGCGAGCCGATCCGGTTCATCTTCGAGTCGCGGTTGCCGGTTCCCAATCCGCCCGAACCGTGGCCCAACACGTTGCCTGCGGGTGAAAGCTGGCCCGTGACCTGGTATCGCTGCCGAGTTCTACCGGACACGATCGACATCACCGTCGCGGGGAAGAATTTCGTCTTCGGTGTGACCCGCAGCGAGAATTGGGCCGAAGTTGCCCACCTCATCACCGCCCTGACCGCCGGCAGCCCCGACAAGGCCGCCGTCGAGTGCGACCCGGCCACCGGGCACCCGCATCTGAGAATCAGTCGGGCCGTCTCCTGAGGGCTGAACTGCCGATGAACGCCCACCAACTCAACGCGATCCTCGACCTCGCCTCGGGTCTGATTCGGCGGTCGAGCGAAGCCGATTCGCCCCTCAAGCCGACGGACTTCTACTGCGAAGGGTGGCTGACCGCCCTGACCGCCCTGATTGTCACCGTCGAAGAACTGACCAGCCGGAGGTAGGTATGCGCGGTCACGTGTTCATCGTCCGCGGCGACCTCCGCAAACTCGCCTGCGACGCCTGGCTCATCCCGACCAGCGGCCGCGCCCGGCCCGGGAGCGAGTGGTTCCTGCCCGGGTACGACGGCCCCCGGCAGGGTGAGCCGTTCGCCGACGGCGGGCCGCGGGTCAAGCCGCTCCTCGACCCCGCCCCGGGCCGCCCCCGGCCGTGGCTCGGGCGGATCGGCAGTCACGGCCGGCCGGTGTCCTGGTACGCCGACGGGGCGCCCTGCGCGGCGAGCTGGCCCTGTTTCTCGGGGCCGGGGTGAGCATGGCCGCCGGGCTCCGGAGCTGGGGCGGGCTGCTCGACGAGATCGCCCTGCGGGCCGGGATGACGGTCGACGAGCGGGACGGGCTGAAGGAGCTGCGGAACGTCCTCGACCAGGCGACGGTGGTCGAGCGGCGGCTGACGGAACGGGGCGACTCCATCGGCCGGGCGGTCGCCGGCGGGCGGACAGGGGTGTCGCCAAAAGCGAGAGTCGGGACGCACTGAGGACACGGTGACGGATCTGACCGTACCCAGTTCTCGGGGCGGTTGGCGACGTCAGCCTCTCATCGGAGGGGGATGAGGTAGAATGACGGAACACACTCCGCACGCCTTGAGGCGTTCCATGCGTCGGTCCGCCGCCCTCTTGTTGTTGCTGGCGATTCCGACGCAGGGTGTGGCGCAGCCGACCCCGGTCGATTTCGGCCGCGACGTGCTGCCAATTCTGTCGGACGCTTGCTTCGCGTGCCACGGGCCGGACCCGACGGCCCGCAAGTCCCGGCTCCGGCTCGACGACAAGGACAGCCCGTTCGCCCGCGGCGTGATCGTGCCCGGGAAGGCCGCCGAGAGCGACCTGATTGCCCGCCTCACC carries:
- a CDS encoding DUF488 domain-containing protein; this translates as MIVEMLRQAGRPVTKLELVKWAFVLSRETPARGGASFYEFLPYHFGPYSFSLQRELDTLVAEGVIAATEKTWACEDQRHRTDLPQAIKNDIRYIVGRFQNWSSGEVIDYVYRTYPAYTVNSKRERLAERKVAVPAVYTAGYEGLQIDGFLDLLVQSGIRRLIDVRNNPVARRFGFHKSTLDRLCGHLGIEYVHIPELGIVSEERRNLNTMSEFDQLFDVYERTILTTQRLAVERVGELMTGTASVLVCMEAEACRCHRSRLGAEVSRRTKLPIKHLRGTR
- a CDS encoding class I SAM-dependent DNA methyltransferase; this translates as MTTQDIVAKLWNLCNILRDDGVHYSHYVTELTYLLFLKMLKETGQESLLPAGYRWDDLKGKDGIEQFNFYRSLLVHLGNEGRGRVQEVFANSSTHLRQPKDLAKLVTDLDGLDWYDAKSDPDGLGKLYEGLLEKNAAEKKSGAGQYFTPRPLIQCIVELVKPKAGEVVQDPAAGTGGFLIAAHEYVKKHTGDLFDLSEKQANFQRKQAYVGLELVQETHRLLLMNAMLHGIESPITLGDALGDAGAKLPRADVILTNPPFGTKKGGGLPTRPDLTYATSNKQLAFLQHIYRNLKPGGRAAVVLPDNVLFEDGTGVEVRRDLMNKCDLHTVLRLPTGIFYAQGVKTNVLFFRKGETKDTGNTKAVWVFDLRTNMPQFGKRTPLTPATFKDFEHAFGTDPHGQSRRKDQGEEGRFRKFTREQIAARSDNLDITWLRDENATNAADLPPPDEIAARITARLKTALQEMDKLTAAVGGEA